A genomic window from Chrysoperla carnea chromosome 3, inChrCarn1.1, whole genome shotgun sequence includes:
- the LOC123295286 gene encoding lethal(3)malignant brain tumor-like protein 3 isoform X2 has translation MYFQLNNIMNRYFSTKKMESNTGSSVRCTIENMDTNQPTVSGVVETVRSLPPSVNATSTILSKPIPLRPVGLGSSRVVVIQSPNLKASEFTQGSNGQIMLSALTQKSATANKSIPLTNSIIIPSSNASLISGKSQIMLQTPKNIVPVTVSTSTGNKQQYAYLSTIMKPVTAVNRKTNENQILTHLSVVPAPTNQKIVFKSIKPKVQTSTVRRLSAEAINPLNTPKPVTQQTIPTTINSNNLFLPISTATRSPIIKPKPLSSVINLKITNGQIQSENKSGITVLRENSFPTMASSQQQVPQPPRPHQPPPLQLLTKPMPSMPAPTITTSCVKIPTPTEKEIPPIITAEKEYTLSIPEGNTNFLDADSSIELSIKENSTDTVEVTCTISNSKEKPKNGSSSGNGDKNRSDLTIEKNNNTAANEPSSTPKKIHEVAILKKPRLSLQDTDWKKSRTDFVSILDRDKEKKPDEIDTVKIVPLNLEMKKKEKEPDIQEAVIENKLPEITKTIVTERRRKSHNTILKDDDEIEFTSSMSPEYDDQGPPKFKPHLDTTFKKLSMRKELATKSKLAVDDIQIELIKKEEPPSELTSEEDFDLIKALEWEDGIGKLPGSDLKFHINEFGFVQMVTDSDIERIKSSSTAINKMENNGCEFTKPIKKLDSEIVLYCIACGCYGCRSEFMSSMFCSTSCSERYSKETDAKNKKKGDKKPVNLSKKKSSNEFETTSANIKTEVGSSNGTPAQSDDDNTSNDTTQGRTYPWLTGKKGFSWAKYLTHINGKSAPIKLFKEPFPYTKNGFKVGMKLEGIDPQHPSHYCVLTVAEVLGYRLRLHFDGYPDKHDFWVNADSLNIFPIGWCDKNNHKLYPPKGHSQDVFNWTTYLKQCKAQPAPRGLFLNRPENSPCPNGFRLGMKLEAVDRKNSSLVCVATVSDIMDNRILVHFDSWDDIYDYWADPSSPYIHPVGWCESKGHSLTPPNSFKDPETFTWETYLKETKSQAAPARAFKQRPPKEFKRGMRIECVDKRVPRFIRVATVDDVRDHQIRVSFDGWPDKYSYWVDDDSPDIHPAGWCQKSGHPIQPPLTPEDIYSSECTTPGCRGWGNALGPHLEVHHIAAACPYSDENYDKELISDRLLGDLKPEKPDEAVPLSKEPKRHAADSTTASSTIKENKYTKRKNYNCDSDDEWSSIRGAMNVGNIDKSKPSKKRKRTQSQDQDDDNHPSLNNFVSKLMVRPDADLLKSVTQDNYDPTLIPDPNKITPFRWEKHSKNIAPYVNNVKDPRTWTEHDVVEFISTIPSCKDLSIVFSKHQIDGEALLMLSQHDLTSILGFKLGPAIKLYNSIVLLRQNVLMCC, from the exons atatttttcaactaaaaaaatggAGTCAAATACGGGCAGTAGCGTACGCTGCACAATCGAAAATATGGATACAAACCAACCAACGGTATCCGGTGTTGTCGAAACAGTTCGAAGTTTACCACCATCAGTTAATGCAACATCAACAATTCTAAGCAAACCAATTCCATTACGACCGGTTGGGCTGGGATCATCACGTGTGGTTGTTATACAAAGTCCAAATTTAAAAGCATCAGAATTTACACAAGGATCAAATGGACAAATAATGCTATCAGCATTAACACAAAAATCTGCAACCGCAAATAAATCAATACCGTTAACCAATTCCATAATAATTCCATCATCGAATGCATCTCTCATATCCGGCAAATCGCAAATTATGTTACAAACCCCTAAAAATATTGTGCCTGTAACAGTTTCTACTTCGACTGGTAATAAACAACAGTACGCGTACTTAAGTACAATTATGAAACCAGTAACTGCCGTTAACCGTAAAACAAATGAGAATCAAATTTTAACACATCTATCAGTCGTACCAGCaccaacaaatcaaaaaatcgtttttaaatcaattaaaccGAAAGTTCAAACAAGTACCGTGCGACGATTATCTGCAGAAGCTATAAATCCGTTAAACACACCAAAACCCGTTACCCAACAAACAATTCCTACAACCATTAATtcgaataatttatttcttcctATTTCCACAGCCACACGTTCTCCTATTATAAAACCTAAACCTTTAAGttctgtaattaatttaaaaataacgaatGGTCAAATACAGAGTGAAAATAAATCGGGCATAACAGTATTACGTGAAAATTCGTTTCCTACTATGGCTTCTTCACAACAACAAGTACCTCAACCGCCTAGACCTCACCAACCTCCACCCTTACAATTGTTAACAAAACCAATGCCATCAATGCCGGCACCCACAATTACCACAAGTTGTGTGAAAATTCCAACTCCAACAGAAAAAGAAATCCCACCGATCATAACAGCCGAAAAAGAGTATACGCTTTCTATACCAGAgggaaatacaaattttctcgATGCTGATTCATCAATTGAATTgtcaataaaagaaaattcgaCTGATACCGTGGAAGTAACATGTACTATATCAAACTCGAAAGAAAAACCGAAAAACGGTAGTAGTAGTGGAAATGGTGATAAAAATCGAAGTGATTTGACGAtcgagaaaaataataatacggcAGCAAATGAACCATCAAGTACAccgaaaaaaattcatgaagtagcaattttaaaaaaaccgcgTCTATCGTTACAAGATACAGATTGGAAAAAATCACGTACTGATTTTGTTTCAATTCTTGATCGGGATAAAGAGAAAAAACCGGATGAAATAGATACGGTCAAAATCGTTCCGCTAAATTTGGAAatgaagaaaaaagaaaaagaaccAGACATTCAAGAGGCAGTTATTGAGAATAAACTGCCAGAAATAACGAAAACAATTGTTACAGAACGCCGACGTAAATCgcataatacaattttaaaggACGATGATGAAATCGAATTCACGTCAAGTATGTCACCAGAATATGATGATCAAGGACCACCAAAATTTAAACCACATCTAGATAcaacattcaaaaaattatctatgCGTAAAGAGTTAGCAACGAAATCAAAGTTGGCCGTAGATGATATACAAAttgagttaataaaaaaagaggaGCCACCATCTGAATTAACATCTGAAGAAGATTTTGATTTAATCAAAGCTTTAGAATGGGAAGATGGTATTGGTAAATTGCCTGGAAGTGATTTAAAATTCCATATCAATGAATTTGGTTTTGTACAAATGGTTACTGACAGTGATATTGAACGTATCAAGTCATCGTCGACCGCtattaataaaatggaaaataatggATGTGAATTTACAAAACCAATTAAGAAATTAGATTCAGAGATTGTTTTATATTGTATTGCTTGCGGCTGCTACGGTTGTCGATCGGAATTTATGTCGTCAATGTTTTGTTCCACATCATGTTCGGAACGATATTCTAAAGAAACTGATGCTAAGAATAAGAAAAAAGGCGATAAGAAACCAGTTAATTTAAGt AAAAAGAAATCTTCTAATGAATTCGAAACAACGTCAGCAAATATAAAAACAGAAGTCGGTAGTTCAAACGGTACACCAGCCCAAAGTGATGATGATAATACATCAAACGATACGACACAAGGCCGAACATACCCATGGCTAACCggtaaaaaaggtttttcatgggcaaaatatttaacacatattaatgGCAAATCAGcaccaataaaattatttaaagaaccATTTCCATACACAAAAAATGGCTTTAAAGTTGGTATGAAATTAGAAGGTATTGATCCACAACATCCGTCCCATTATTGCGTATTGACTGTTGCCGAAGTATTAGGATACCGTTTACGTTTACATTTTGATGGATATCCAGATAAACATGATTTTTGGGTGAATGCCGATTCATTAAATATATTCCCAATTGGGTGGtgtgataaaaataatcataagcTATATCCACCAAAAGGACATTCTCAGGATGTTTTTAATTGGACGACATATTTGAAACAATGCAAAGCACAACCAGCTCCACGTGGGTTGTTCTTAAATCGTCCAGAAAAT tcaCCATGTCCAAATGGATTTAGACTTGGTATGAAATTAGAAGCAGTTGATAGAAAAAATTCGTCTCTAGTTTGTGTAGCAACGGTTTCTGATATTATGGACAACCGAATACTTGTACATTTTGATAGTTGGGATGATATTTATGATTACTGGGCAGATCCTTCATCACCATACATACATCCTGTTGGATGGTGTGAATCAAAGGGACATAGTTTAACACCACCAAATA gttttaaaGATCCAGAAACATTCACTTGGGAAAcgtatttaaaagaaacaaaatcacAAGCAGCGCCTGCGAGAGCATTTAAACAACGACCTCCAAAGGAATTTAAACGTGGTATGCGTATTGAATGTGTTGATAAACGTGTACCGCGGTTTATTCGTGTTGCAACTGTCGACGATGTTCGTGATCATCAGATACGTGTTAGTTTTGATGGGTGGCCGGATAAGTATAGCTATTGGGTTGATGATGATAGTCCAGATATACATCCCGCTGGTTGGTGCCAAAAAAGTGGTCACCCGATTCAACCTCCGTTAA CACCGGAAGATATTTATAGTTCAGAATGTACTACACCTGGATGTCGAGGTTGGGGTAATGCATTAGGACCACATTTAGAAGTTCATCATATAGCCGCTGCGTGTCCATATTCTGATGAGAATTACGATAAAGAATTAATTTCGGATCGATTATTGGGTGACTTGAAACCTGAAAAACCTGACGAAGCTGTACCGTTATCTAAAGAACCAAAAAG acatGCAGCAGATTCTACAACTGCAAGTTCcacaattaaagaaaataaatatacgaaacgaaaaaattataactgtGATAGTGATGACGAATGGTCGTCTATACGTGGCGCTATGAATGTTGGAAATATTGACAAATCAAAACCGAGCAAAAAACGAAAACGTACTCAATCACAGGATCAAGACGACGACAACCACCCATCACTTAACAactttgtatcaaaattaatgGTACGACCTGATgcagatttattaaaaagtgttaCGCAAGATAATTACGATCCAACTTTAATACCAGATCCAAATAAAATCACTCCATTCCGTTGGGAAAAACATTCAAAGAATATCGCACCAtatgtaaataatgtaaaagATCCACGCACATGGACCGAACATGATGTTGTTGAATTTATTAGCACAATACCAAGTTGTAAAGATTTAAGTATTGTGTTCTCAAAACATCAAATTGATGGCGAGGCATTGTTAATGTTATCACAACATGATTTAACATCCATATTAGGTTTTAAATTAGGTCCCGccattaaattatataacagTATTGTGCTATTAagacaaaatgttttaatgtgTTGTTAA
- the LOC123295286 gene encoding lethal(3)malignant brain tumor-like protein 3 isoform X1, whose translation MYFQLNNIMNRYFSTKKMESNTGSSVRCTIENMDTNQPTVSGVVETVRSLPPSVNATSTILSKPIPLRPVGLGSSRVVVIQSPNLKASEFTQGSNGQIMLSALTQKSATANKSIPLTNSIIIPSSNASLISGKSQIMLQTPKNIVPVTVSTSTGNKQQYAYLSTIMKPVTAVNRKTNENQILTHLSVVPAPTNQKIVFKSIKPKVQTSTVRRLSAEAINPLNTPKPVTQQTIPTTINSNNLFLPISTATRSPIIKPKPLSSVINLKITNGQIQSENKSGITVLRENSFPTMASSQQQVPQPPRPHQPPPLQLLTKPMPSMPAPTITTSCVKIPTPTEKEIPPIITAEKEYTLSIPEGNTNFLDADSSIELSIKENSTDTVEVTCTISNSKEKPKNGSSSGNGDKNRSDLTIEKNNNTAANEPSSTPKKIHEVAILKKPRLSLQDTDWKKSRTDFVSILDRDKEKKPDEIDTVKIVPLNLEMKKKEKEPDIQEAVIENKLPEITKTIVTERRRKSHNTILKDDDEIEFTSSMSPEYDDQGPPKFKPHLDTTFKKLSMRKELATKSKLAVDDIQIELIKKEEPPSELTSEEDFDLIKALEWEDGIGKLPGSDLKFHINEFGFVQMVTDSDIERIKSSSTAINKMENNGCEFTKPIKKLDSEIVLYCIACGCYGCRSEFMSSMFCSTSCSERYSKETDAKNKKKGDKKPVNLSKKKSSNEFETTSANIKTEVGSSNGTPAQSDDDNTSNDTTQGRTYPWLTGKKGFSWAKYLTHINGKSAPIKLFKEPFPYTKNGFKVGMKLEGIDPQHPSHYCVLTVAEVLGYRLRLHFDGYPDKHDFWVNADSLNIFPIGWCDKNNHKLYPPKGHSQDVFNWTTYLKQCKAQPAPRGLFLNRPENSPCPNGFRLGMKLEAVDRKNSSLVCVATVSDIMDNRILVHFDSWDDIYDYWADPSSPYIHPVGWCESKGHSLTPPNKIYKFSQQYDGSSFKDPETFTWETYLKETKSQAAPARAFKQRPPKEFKRGMRIECVDKRVPRFIRVATVDDVRDHQIRVSFDGWPDKYSYWVDDDSPDIHPAGWCQKSGHPIQPPLTPEDIYSSECTTPGCRGWGNALGPHLEVHHIAAACPYSDENYDKELISDRLLGDLKPEKPDEAVPLSKEPKRHAADSTTASSTIKENKYTKRKNYNCDSDDEWSSIRGAMNVGNIDKSKPSKKRKRTQSQDQDDDNHPSLNNFVSKLMVRPDADLLKSVTQDNYDPTLIPDPNKITPFRWEKHSKNIAPYVNNVKDPRTWTEHDVVEFISTIPSCKDLSIVFSKHQIDGEALLMLSQHDLTSILGFKLGPAIKLYNSIVLLRQNVLMCC comes from the exons atatttttcaactaaaaaaatggAGTCAAATACGGGCAGTAGCGTACGCTGCACAATCGAAAATATGGATACAAACCAACCAACGGTATCCGGTGTTGTCGAAACAGTTCGAAGTTTACCACCATCAGTTAATGCAACATCAACAATTCTAAGCAAACCAATTCCATTACGACCGGTTGGGCTGGGATCATCACGTGTGGTTGTTATACAAAGTCCAAATTTAAAAGCATCAGAATTTACACAAGGATCAAATGGACAAATAATGCTATCAGCATTAACACAAAAATCTGCAACCGCAAATAAATCAATACCGTTAACCAATTCCATAATAATTCCATCATCGAATGCATCTCTCATATCCGGCAAATCGCAAATTATGTTACAAACCCCTAAAAATATTGTGCCTGTAACAGTTTCTACTTCGACTGGTAATAAACAACAGTACGCGTACTTAAGTACAATTATGAAACCAGTAACTGCCGTTAACCGTAAAACAAATGAGAATCAAATTTTAACACATCTATCAGTCGTACCAGCaccaacaaatcaaaaaatcgtttttaaatcaattaaaccGAAAGTTCAAACAAGTACCGTGCGACGATTATCTGCAGAAGCTATAAATCCGTTAAACACACCAAAACCCGTTACCCAACAAACAATTCCTACAACCATTAATtcgaataatttatttcttcctATTTCCACAGCCACACGTTCTCCTATTATAAAACCTAAACCTTTAAGttctgtaattaatttaaaaataacgaatGGTCAAATACAGAGTGAAAATAAATCGGGCATAACAGTATTACGTGAAAATTCGTTTCCTACTATGGCTTCTTCACAACAACAAGTACCTCAACCGCCTAGACCTCACCAACCTCCACCCTTACAATTGTTAACAAAACCAATGCCATCAATGCCGGCACCCACAATTACCACAAGTTGTGTGAAAATTCCAACTCCAACAGAAAAAGAAATCCCACCGATCATAACAGCCGAAAAAGAGTATACGCTTTCTATACCAGAgggaaatacaaattttctcgATGCTGATTCATCAATTGAATTgtcaataaaagaaaattcgaCTGATACCGTGGAAGTAACATGTACTATATCAAACTCGAAAGAAAAACCGAAAAACGGTAGTAGTAGTGGAAATGGTGATAAAAATCGAAGTGATTTGACGAtcgagaaaaataataatacggcAGCAAATGAACCATCAAGTACAccgaaaaaaattcatgaagtagcaattttaaaaaaaccgcgTCTATCGTTACAAGATACAGATTGGAAAAAATCACGTACTGATTTTGTTTCAATTCTTGATCGGGATAAAGAGAAAAAACCGGATGAAATAGATACGGTCAAAATCGTTCCGCTAAATTTGGAAatgaagaaaaaagaaaaagaaccAGACATTCAAGAGGCAGTTATTGAGAATAAACTGCCAGAAATAACGAAAACAATTGTTACAGAACGCCGACGTAAATCgcataatacaattttaaaggACGATGATGAAATCGAATTCACGTCAAGTATGTCACCAGAATATGATGATCAAGGACCACCAAAATTTAAACCACATCTAGATAcaacattcaaaaaattatctatgCGTAAAGAGTTAGCAACGAAATCAAAGTTGGCCGTAGATGATATACAAAttgagttaataaaaaaagaggaGCCACCATCTGAATTAACATCTGAAGAAGATTTTGATTTAATCAAAGCTTTAGAATGGGAAGATGGTATTGGTAAATTGCCTGGAAGTGATTTAAAATTCCATATCAATGAATTTGGTTTTGTACAAATGGTTACTGACAGTGATATTGAACGTATCAAGTCATCGTCGACCGCtattaataaaatggaaaataatggATGTGAATTTACAAAACCAATTAAGAAATTAGATTCAGAGATTGTTTTATATTGTATTGCTTGCGGCTGCTACGGTTGTCGATCGGAATTTATGTCGTCAATGTTTTGTTCCACATCATGTTCGGAACGATATTCTAAAGAAACTGATGCTAAGAATAAGAAAAAAGGCGATAAGAAACCAGTTAATTTAAGt AAAAAGAAATCTTCTAATGAATTCGAAACAACGTCAGCAAATATAAAAACAGAAGTCGGTAGTTCAAACGGTACACCAGCCCAAAGTGATGATGATAATACATCAAACGATACGACACAAGGCCGAACATACCCATGGCTAACCggtaaaaaaggtttttcatgggcaaaatatttaacacatattaatgGCAAATCAGcaccaataaaattatttaaagaaccATTTCCATACACAAAAAATGGCTTTAAAGTTGGTATGAAATTAGAAGGTATTGATCCACAACATCCGTCCCATTATTGCGTATTGACTGTTGCCGAAGTATTAGGATACCGTTTACGTTTACATTTTGATGGATATCCAGATAAACATGATTTTTGGGTGAATGCCGATTCATTAAATATATTCCCAATTGGGTGGtgtgataaaaataatcataagcTATATCCACCAAAAGGACATTCTCAGGATGTTTTTAATTGGACGACATATTTGAAACAATGCAAAGCACAACCAGCTCCACGTGGGTTGTTCTTAAATCGTCCAGAAAAT tcaCCATGTCCAAATGGATTTAGACTTGGTATGAAATTAGAAGCAGTTGATAGAAAAAATTCGTCTCTAGTTTGTGTAGCAACGGTTTCTGATATTATGGACAACCGAATACTTGTACATTTTGATAGTTGGGATGATATTTATGATTACTGGGCAGATCCTTCATCACCATACATACATCCTGTTGGATGGTGTGAATCAAAGGGACATAGTTTAACACCACCAAATA aaatctACAAGTTTTCCCAACAATACGATGGATCAA gttttaaaGATCCAGAAACATTCACTTGGGAAAcgtatttaaaagaaacaaaatcacAAGCAGCGCCTGCGAGAGCATTTAAACAACGACCTCCAAAGGAATTTAAACGTGGTATGCGTATTGAATGTGTTGATAAACGTGTACCGCGGTTTATTCGTGTTGCAACTGTCGACGATGTTCGTGATCATCAGATACGTGTTAGTTTTGATGGGTGGCCGGATAAGTATAGCTATTGGGTTGATGATGATAGTCCAGATATACATCCCGCTGGTTGGTGCCAAAAAAGTGGTCACCCGATTCAACCTCCGTTAA CACCGGAAGATATTTATAGTTCAGAATGTACTACACCTGGATGTCGAGGTTGGGGTAATGCATTAGGACCACATTTAGAAGTTCATCATATAGCCGCTGCGTGTCCATATTCTGATGAGAATTACGATAAAGAATTAATTTCGGATCGATTATTGGGTGACTTGAAACCTGAAAAACCTGACGAAGCTGTACCGTTATCTAAAGAACCAAAAAG acatGCAGCAGATTCTACAACTGCAAGTTCcacaattaaagaaaataaatatacgaaacgaaaaaattataactgtGATAGTGATGACGAATGGTCGTCTATACGTGGCGCTATGAATGTTGGAAATATTGACAAATCAAAACCGAGCAAAAAACGAAAACGTACTCAATCACAGGATCAAGACGACGACAACCACCCATCACTTAACAactttgtatcaaaattaatgGTACGACCTGATgcagatttattaaaaagtgttaCGCAAGATAATTACGATCCAACTTTAATACCAGATCCAAATAAAATCACTCCATTCCGTTGGGAAAAACATTCAAAGAATATCGCACCAtatgtaaataatgtaaaagATCCACGCACATGGACCGAACATGATGTTGTTGAATTTATTAGCACAATACCAAGTTGTAAAGATTTAAGTATTGTGTTCTCAAAACATCAAATTGATGGCGAGGCATTGTTAATGTTATCACAACATGATTTAACATCCATATTAGGTTTTAAATTAGGTCCCGccattaaattatataacagTATTGTGCTATTAagacaaaatgttttaatgtgTTGTTAA